From the Longimicrobiaceae bacterium genome, the window CTCGCAGATGATCGCGGAGCGGGCGGGGCATCCGCTCTCGCTCCTCATCCTGGACGAGGTGTTCGGGTCGCTGGACGTGGCGCGTCGGGACAACGTCGTGCAGCTCCTGCACCACCTGGAGGACCGGTTCGAGCAGGTGATCCTCATCACGCACATCGAGGGGATCCGGGAGAGCCTGGACCAGGTGCTGCGGGTGGACTACGACGAGCGGACGGGGACGGCGGTGGTGCGGGAGGAGTCGTTCAGCGGCGACGACCTGCCGGAGGCGGGGATGGCGGCGGATTGAGTATGGACTGCTGAGGCCTGGCCGTGAGAGATCGCGCACCGGCGCGGTTCTCGCTGGTCCGTGACCGGGTGTCCCGAACCGAGGTGCAGCATGGATGACCATCGACCCGTCGCGCTGCCCGACGGCAGCGTGGTCCACAGCGATCCGGAGATTCTGTCCGGGGTGCCGGTCTTCGTGGGTACACGTGTGCCCGTTCAGACGCTCGTCGAGTACCTGGAAGGTGGCTACAGCGTGGACGGGTTCCTCGACAACTTCCCGACCGTGCGGCGGGAACAGGTGAACGCTTTCCTGGAGCAGGCCATGCAGGCGCTCCTCGCGCGCGTTGCGTGAGACGGGTCCTTCTCGACGAGAACCTTCCCCGCCTGCTGAAGCGCGACCTGCCCGGGTTCGACGTTCGGACGGTAGCCGAGGCGGGCTGGGCCGGTACCAGGAATGGGAAGCTTCTTCGGCTCGCGGAGGCGGAGTTCGACATCTTCCTCACCGCGGACCGTGGTCTTCCGCACCAGCAGACGGTAGGCGTCCTCGCCTTGGGAGTCGTCGTGCTGGCAGTGGGGAGCACGATGCTGGAGGACCTGCGTGCCGTCGCACCCAGGATCCGCAAGGCGATTGCCGTGGTTCGGGCAGGGGAGATCATCCAGGTGACGCCCGCGTGACTGCCGTGCGGGGGTGCATCCGGGGCGATGGTGCGCGAGGCGTCATTCACCGGCGACTACCTGCCGGAGGCGGGGATGGCGGCGGATTGAGACACTGTCCGTTCTGAAGCGAGCCCCGCGCTCGACGAATCGCGGATCGCCCCGACAGCAGAGCGGCCCGGCGGAAGTCCCGCCGGGCCGCTCACTTATCGCGCCGTTCACCGCCTTCCTCAGCGCCCTTCGTCCTCCGCGCCGGCCGGTGTCTGGAAGGCGCGCAGCTGTGACAGCTTCCCCGTCAGCCAGAGCACGTCCTGCGGGCTGAACGCCACGTCCTCCACCGACGCGCACCCGGAGGCCAGCCGATAGCTGGACCGCAGCGCGAGCGCCTCGATCCGGCGGAGGCGGACGCCGTCGCGCTTCCACCTATTCCGGTCCCGCACCGCCGAGCCGGGCGCGATCCCGGCGCGAAGCTCCGCGTTCATGCGCTTCAGCTCGCGCACGGCGACCCGCAGCTCGATCTCGGAGAGCACCGACACGGCGAGGTCCTTCACCGTCCGGACCTCTTCGTCGGTCCACTCGCGCGGCTGCGTGTCGATCACGCAGAAGCTCCCCAGCTCGTACCCCTCCGAGGTGATGAGCGGCACGCCCAGGTAGGCGATCACCCCCAGGTCGCGGATGGCCAGGTTGTCGCGCACCAGCGGGTCCTCCCGGGCGTCCGCGATCACCAGCGGTTCGCGCGAGGCGACCGCGTGCTGGCAGAACGAGTGCGACAGCGGCGTCTCCCGGCGACTCGCCCACGGCTCCGGGAGCCCGATGCAGCTCTTGAAGAACTGCCGGTCCTCGTCTACCAGGGTGACCAGCGCCACGGGGGCCGACAGGAGCCGGGCGGCCAGGCGCGCCAGCCGGTCGAATCCCTCCTCGGCGGGCGTGTCCAGCAGCGCGGCCTGGCGGAGCGCCGCCAGGCGCGAAGGGTCGCGTACGAGCGCGTGGCTCGCGGGTGCGGCGGATCGGGGCATCGGCGAACTCCTGCGGCTGGGGCGGCGGGGGTGCGGCCCCGGGCCGCGCTGTACCCCCTGAAATCGTCGGAGGCGGTGGTGGCGTGTAGCCTGTTACATGGCGTAGGCGTATAAACTTAGCACGTTTTGGCCCGGATGTAAACGTGTGTTAGTCCGCGCTCCGGGGCCGCCGGTCCGGCCTTTGCACCCGCCGCTCCTTCCTTCGGAGCGGACCCGTTCCGGAGGGAAGGCGACACGCGAACCAGGATGGAGTGATGAAGCAGCTCAGCAGCGCCGCCGAGGTGGACTCCGCCGTGTCCGGCGAGACCGCGATCCTGTACAAGCACAGCACGACGTGCCCCATCAGCGCCGCGGCCCGCGAGCAGATGGAGCACTTCCTGGAGCGGCACCCCGACGCGCCGTTCTTCATGGTGGACGTCAACGACTCGGCGGACGTGTCGAGCTACGTGGTGGAGAAGACCGGCATCGAGCACCAGTCGCCGCAACTGATCGTCTTCCGGGACGGAGACCCGGCCTGGCATGCGGCCCACTTCGACATCACGGCCGACGCGCTGGAACAGCAATTTGGGACCCCCGGGAGCTGAGCCGGCCGAGTCCCGCCTGGCCGGCGCCGGCCGCCGCGCTGGCGCCCCAGGCAGGACCCGGGTAGGTTGTGCGGCCGCCGGCCGGAGAATGGTGCCGGCCGCCCCGCGGTCCCCGTTCACCTCCGGAGGTCCCTTGCCGGAATTCCTCACCCGTCCCTGGCCGTGGTACGTGGCCGGGCCCCTGCTGGGGCTCTTCGCCCCGCTGCTGCTCCTGCTGGGGAACAAGCTGTTCGGCCTTTCCGCGAACCTGCGGCACGCCTGCGCCGCGGTGCTCCCCC encodes:
- a CDS encoding DUF433 domain-containing protein: MDDHRPVALPDGSVVHSDPEILSGVPVFVGTRVPVQTLVEYLEGGYSVDGFLDNFPTVRREQVNAFLEQAMQALLARVA
- a CDS encoding DUF5615 family PIN-like protein, producing MRRVLLDENLPRLLKRDLPGFDVRTVAEAGWAGTRNGKLLRLAEAEFDIFLTADRGLPHQQTVGVLALGVVVLAVGSTMLEDLRAVAPRIRKAIAVVRAGEIIQVTPA
- a CDS encoding GAF domain-containing protein; amino-acid sequence: MPRSAAPASHALVRDPSRLAALRQAALLDTPAEEGFDRLARLAARLLSAPVALVTLVDEDRQFFKSCIGLPEPWASRRETPLSHSFCQHAVASREPLVIADAREDPLVRDNLAIRDLGVIAYLGVPLITSEGYELGSFCVIDTQPREWTDEEVRTVKDLAVSVLSEIELRVAVRELKRMNAELRAGIAPGSAVRDRNRWKRDGVRLRRIEALALRSSYRLASGCASVEDVAFSPQDVLWLTGKLSQLRAFQTPAGAEDEGR
- the ytxJ gene encoding bacillithiol system redox-active protein YtxJ, whose protein sequence is MKQLSSAAEVDSAVSGETAILYKHSTTCPISAAAREQMEHFLERHPDAPFFMVDVNDSADVSSYVVEKTGIEHQSPQLIVFRDGDPAWHAAHFDITADALEQQFGTPGS